The Raphanus sativus cultivar WK10039 chromosome 2, ASM80110v3, whole genome shotgun sequence genome includes a region encoding these proteins:
- the LOC108833012 gene encoding uncharacterized protein LOC108833012: protein MKGLEMVVTSFSSTPPIFFSFGADSQLSSFNLHGRITIPLASSSSSSSLLNGLRRHQYAKLVGTKARGGAVRVLANPNGSSSPPPGKLRAKKEVIMVDPLEAKRLASKQMEEIKGRERQQRRREIEAINGAWAIIGLLIGLVIEAQTGKGILAQLDGYWSAVLHLFTSSTQNLPQ, encoded by the exons ATGAAAGGCTTAGAAATGGTGGTGACGTCTTTCTCTTCAACTCCGcctatcttcttctcctttggaGCTGATTCTCAGCTTTCATCTTTCAATCTCCATGGACGCATCACGATCCCTTTggcttcctcttcctcttcctcttctctcct AAATGGACTAAGAAGACACCAATATGCAAAGTTGGTGGGAACAAAGGCCAGAGGTGGAGCAGTTCGTGTCCTAGCAAATCCAAAT GGATCATCATCTCCTCCTCCAGGGAAATTAAGGGCCAAAAAAGAAGTAATCATGGTAGACCCTCTTGAGGCTAAGCGCCTAGCTAGTAAGCAAATGGAAGAGATCAAAGGCAGAGAGAGGCAACAGCGAAGGCGTGAAATAGAGGCTATAAACGGAGCCTGGGCAATCATAGGGCTCCTGATAGGGCTTGTGATCGAAGCACAGACAGGAAAGGGTATTCTAGCTCag TTGGATGGCTATTGGTCTGCTGTTCTTCATCTGTTCACCTCATCAACACAGAATCTCCCACAGTAA
- the LOC108841237 gene encoding uncharacterized protein LOC108841237 yields the protein MGEIKVRRVLLLSLMFLFFFSETILLCSANEHGSRNLAVVMRKGVKYRGPSNRNSTSSASTLTFPSSFHMGAVSSFVLALLL from the coding sequence ATGGGTGAGATCAAAGTCAGACGCGTACTCCTCCTCTCTCTCatgttcctcttcttcttctcggaAACTATTCTTTTGTGTTCAGCTAACGAGCATGGCTCAAGGAATCTTGCAGTGGTTATGAGAAAAGGGGTAAAATACAGAGGGCCTAGCAATCGAAACTCAACATCCTCAGCTTCAACTCTGACGTTCCCAAGCTCCTTCCATATGGGTGCTGTTTCCTCTTTCGTCCTCGCTCTCCTTTTATAG
- the LOC108840495 gene encoding uncharacterized protein LOC108840495 isoform X1: MLRLTTYKGQRLVVGGAFIFLTNAVRFLMKSSLEQNQRGFNMDFARAYLSNVCVAKVLHRNGVGYKLIETSKGVGREMGIEEAIHEKWVRAESAEPAWQATDHNGSSSGFPSQS; encoded by the exons ATGCTTCGTCTTACAACATACAA AGGACAGAGACTTGTTGTGGGGGGAGCCTTTATCTTCTTAACCAATGCCGTTCGCTTCCTGATGAAATCGTCCCTGGAACAAAACCAGAG GGGGTTTAATATGGATTTTGCTAGGGCGTACTTGAGCAACGTCTGTGTTGCGAAAGTGCTGCATCGTAACGGAGTTGGTTACAAACTCATTGAAACGTCTAAAGGAGTTGGTAGAGAAATGGG CATCGAAGAGGCTATACATGAAAAATGGGTTCGAGCAGAGAGCGCTGAGCCGGCGTGGCAAGCTACAGATCACAACGGCTCCTCCTCTGGCTTTCCCTCCCAATCCTGA
- the LOC108824383 gene encoding uncharacterized protein LOC108824383, with the protein MRSLLFSLRRVTLLPRHRHQPPHAFSPIRNPLIPINPTSSFPHLLSSSSFYSSSSHHNGDAKVAGPLVEYERRIVAGELLDGDLCQLGTLRELQRLYDELVQSADDCRLDRYSASAKSTRSNWFWNKFVSPQSSVSPVKGLYLYGGVGTGKTMLMDLFFHQLPSSWRAQRIHFHNFMLSVHSRLQMHKGLEDPLEVVGLEIADEAILLCLDEFMVNDVADALILNRLFRHLFNNGIVLVATSNRAPDNLYERGLQRDLFLPFIAALKERCVVREIGSSVDYRKLTSAEEGFYFIGRSISGLLKQKFQQLVGDEPAGPQVVEVVMGRKLQVPLAANGCAYFLFEELCDRPLGAADYLGLFKKFHTLALEGVPMFGLHNRTAAYRFVTLVDVMYETKARLLCTAEGSPLELLESIVTIADAQQIAPRTSSRSRKSDDIDLCVDNELGFAKDRTISRLTEMNSKEYLEQHSTMLQEKQPSL; encoded by the exons ATGCGCTCGCTTCTCTTCTCCCTCCGCCGCGTAACTCTACTCCCAAGGCATCGTCATCAACCTCCTCACGCTTTCTCTCCCATTCGTAACCCTTTGATCCCGATCAATCCCACCTCTTCCTTTCCTCACCTTCTCTCGTCTTCTTCCTTCTACTCTTCTTCTTCGCATCACAATGGAGACGCCAAGGTTGCTGGGCCTCTGGTGGAGTATGAACGCAGAATCGTAGCTGGAGAGCTATTAGATGGAGACTTATGTCAG ctTGGTACTTTAAGAGAGCTTCAGAGACTCTACGACGAGCTTGTTCAATCCGCTGATGATTGTCGACTTGATCGTTATTCTGCGTCCGCTAAATCCACtag GAGTAATTGGTTCTGGAACAAGTTTGTGTCTCCTCAATCTTCTGTCTCTCCTGTTAAAGGGTTATACCTTTATGGAGGTGTTGGAACTGGAAAGACTATGCTCATGGATCTGTTTTTTCATCAGTT GCCAAGTAGTTGGAGAGCACAAAGGATTCATTTTCACAATTTTATGCTAAGTGTTCATAGCCGCCTCCAG ATGCACAAGGGTCTTGAAGATCCACTTGAAGTCGTTGGCTTGGAAATCGCTGATGAGGCTATATTACTATGCTTAGATGAGTTCATG gtCAATGATGTAGCTGATGCTCTGATACTAAACCGTCTCTTTAGACACTTGTTTAACAATGGCATT GTTCTTGTTGCTACATCCAACCGTGCGCCAGATAATCTCTATGAAAGGGGTTTACAGAGGGACCTATTCCTTCCGTTTATTGCGGCACTAAAG GAAAGATGTGTGGTTCGTGAAATTGGTTCATCGGTAGACTATCGGAAGCTGACCTCT GCTGAAGAGGGATTCTACTTCATTGGGAGGAGTATTTCTGGCCTTCTTAAACAGAAGTTCCAGCAATTGGTTGGCGATGAACCGGCCGGTCCTCAAGTGGTTGAAGTAGTAATGGGAAGGAAGTtgcag GTTCCACTGGCTGCCAATGGATGTGCCTACTTTCTTTTCGAAGAGCTGTGTGATAGACCCTTAGGCGCAGCAGATTATCTTGGATTATTCA AGAAATTTCATACATTGGCTCTGGAAGGTGTACCCATGTTCGGGCTCCACAACAGGACTGCAGCTTACCGTTTTGTAACGCTGGTTGAT GTGATGTATGAAACCAAAGCCAGGCTCCTATGCACAGCAGAGGGTAGCCCTCTAGAACTGCTGGAGAGTATAGTGACAATAGCTGATGCGCAGCAAATAGCACCAAGAACCTCTTCAAGATCAAGGAAGAGTGATGATATCGACCTATGCGTGGACAACGAGCTTGGTTTTGCTAAAGACAGGACCATTAGCAG GTTAACAGAGATGAACAGCAAAGAATACTTGGAACAACACTCAACAATGTTGCAGGAGAAACAGCCTTCTTTGTAG
- the LOC108833013 gene encoding S-type anion channel SLAH2 isoform X1: MNNPRSASSSVSPATPDLLDNHRQSSSGEFSRLEKRTGPRKMTFHSKSMPRGSMFLDHEAFRNCHDKRYDLFRTMSGKLERQISNLRGKPVDSSLQEEDKEITEPLTADRFFDALQGPELETLKEKEKIVLPEDKTWPFLLRFPITSYGMCLGVSSQAIMWKTLATTKAEKFLHLTQVVNHMLWWISLLLLLAVSITYLFKTIFFFQAVRREFKHPIRVNFFFAPLISVLFMALGIPHSITSNLPSILWYFLMAPLLFLEMKIYGQWMSGGQRRLSKVANPTNHLAIVGNFAGALLGASMGLEEGPMFFFAVGLAYYLVLFVTLYQRLPTNETLPKELHPVFFLFVAAPAIASMAWTQLYGSFDIGSRLYFFISLFLYFSLVVRINFFRGFKFSLAWWAYTFPMSAVATASIKYSGEVTGVATQVLSVVMSGAATLMVIGVLVLTVVHAFVKRDLFPNDVAIAISAEPPKQKKWFKQIKNGSFGNSMRCLKVSDQDDNQIDVEAPPLLNARTV, encoded by the exons ATGAATAACCCGAGATCGGCTAGTTCTTCAGTTTCTCCAGCAACTCCAGATCTATTAGACAATCATCGTCAATCAAGTTCTGGAGAGTTCTCACGATTAGAGAAACGAACCGGACCAAGGAAGATGACGTTTCACTCCAAGTCTATGCCTAGAGGTTCCATGTTTCTTGACCATGAAGCTTTTAGAAACTGCCATGACAAGAGGTATGACCTATTCAGGACCATGTCAGGGAAGCTCGAACGTCAGATATCGAATTTACGTGGAAAACCCGTTGACAGCTCGTTGCAGGAGGAAGATAAAGAGATCACTGAACCTCTAACCGCTGATAGATTCTTCGACGCTCTTCAAGGCCCTGAACTTGAAACTCTCAAG gagaaggagaagatagTTTTGCCTGAGGACAAAACGTGGCCGTTTCTTCTACGCTTCCCAATAACATCGTACGGGATGTGTCTCGGTGTAAGCAGCCAAGCCATCATGTGGAAGACTTTAGCAACCACAAAAGCCGAGAAGTTCTTGCACTTGACGCAAGTGGTCAACCACATGCTTTGGTGgatctctctcctcctcctcctggcCGTCTCCATCACTTACCTCTTCAaaaccatcttcttcttccaagCTGTACGCAGAGAGTTCAAGCATCCCATCCGAGTAAACTTCTTCTTCGCTCCTCTCATATCAGTCCTCTTCATGGCACTCGGAATCCCACATTCCATCACCTCGAATCTTCCCTCTATCCTTTGGTACTTCTTGATGGCTCCCCTCTTGTTTCTTGAAATGAAGATTTACGGACAGTGGATGTCTGGTGGACAAAGACGCCTCTCCAAAGTTGCTAACCCTACAAATCACCTTGCCATCGTCGGAAACTTTGCTGGAGCACTTCTTGGGGCATCGATGGGGTTGGAAGAAGGACCGATGTTCTTCTTCGCCGTAGGGTTGGCTTATTATTTGGTCTTGTTTGTGACTCTCTATCAGAGACTTCCCACAAACGAAACGTTACCTAAAGAGCTACACCCTGTCTTTTTCCTCTTTGTGGCTGCACCGGCTATCGCTTCCATGGCTTGGACCCAGCTTTACGGCTCTTTTGATATTGGTTCACGCCTTTACTTCTTCATCTCCTTGTTCTTGTACTTCTCTCTG GTTGTTCGGATAAACTTCTTCCGTGGATTCAA ATTCTCGCTAGCTTGGTGGGCTTACACGTTTCCTATGTCGGCGGTGGCCACTGCGTCGATAAAATACTCGGGCGAAGTCACAGGAGTAGCAACTCAGGTCTTGTCGGTTGTGATGTCTGGAGCAGCAACTCTGATGGTGATAGGTGTCCTGGTATTGACGGTGGTGCACGCTTTTGTGAAACGTGATCTCTTCCCCAATGACGTTGCGATTGCCATAAGTGCTGAGCCACCGAAGCAGAAGAAATGGTTCAAACAGATCAAGAATGGAAGTTTTGGAAATAGTATGAGATGTCTCAAGGTTTCGGACCAGGACGATAATCAAATAGATGTGGAAGCCCCTCCTTTATTAAATGCACGCACGGTTTAG
- the LOC108840495 gene encoding uncharacterized protein LOC108840495 isoform X2, translating to MLRLTTYKGQRLVVGGAFIFLTNAVRFLMKSSLEQNQRAYLSNVCVAKVLHRNGVGYKLIETSKGVGREMGIEEAIHEKWVRAESAEPAWQATDHNGSSSGFPSQS from the exons ATGCTTCGTCTTACAACATACAA AGGACAGAGACTTGTTGTGGGGGGAGCCTTTATCTTCTTAACCAATGCCGTTCGCTTCCTGATGAAATCGTCCCTGGAACAAAACCAGAG GGCGTACTTGAGCAACGTCTGTGTTGCGAAAGTGCTGCATCGTAACGGAGTTGGTTACAAACTCATTGAAACGTCTAAAGGAGTTGGTAGAGAAATGGG CATCGAAGAGGCTATACATGAAAAATGGGTTCGAGCAGAGAGCGCTGAGCCGGCGTGGCAAGCTACAGATCACAACGGCTCCTCCTCTGGCTTTCCCTCCCAATCCTGA
- the LOC130508154 gene encoding tetraspanin-7: MVQCSNNLLGILNFFTFLLSIPILSAGIWLGKNAATECERFLDKPIVVIGIFLMFVSIAGLVGACCRVSCLLWLYLCAMFLLILLGFCFTIFAFAVTNRGAGEVLSDRGYKEYRVGDYSNWLQKRVGDAKNWDRIKSCLVYSNVCSTYSSRYASVSVDEFYKTNLNALQSGCCKPSNDCNFTYVGPTNWTKTTGPYTNEDCNVWDNKPGTLCYNCQACKAGLLDNLKNSWKKVAKVNIVFLVFLIIVYSVGCCAFRNNRKRSYY, from the exons atggtGCAGTGCAGCAACAACCTTCTGGGAATCCTAAACTTCTTCACCTTCCTCCTCTCGATCCCCATCCTCTCCGCCGGGATCTGGCTCGGCAAAAATGCAGCCACCGAGTGCGAGCGTTTCCTCGACAAACCCATCGTCGTCATCGGAATCTTCCTCATGTTCGTCTCCATCGCCGGCCTCGTCGGCGCCTGCTGCCGCGTCTCTTGTCTCCTCTGGCTCTACCTCTGCGCCATGTTCCTCCTCATACTCCTCGGGTTCTGCTTCACCATCTTCGCCTTCGCCGTCACCAACCGCGGCGCCGGCGAGGTTTTGTCCGATAGAGGGTACAAGGAGTACCGCGTCGGAGATTACTCCAACTGGCTGCAGAAACGAGTCGGCGATGCCAAGAATTGGGATCGGATCAAGAGCTGCTTGGTCTACTCCAACGTGTGCTCCACTTACAGTAGTCGTTACGCTAGTGTCAGCGTTGATGAGTTCTACAAGACTAATCTCAATGCCCTTCAG TCTGGTTGCTGTAAGCCGTCGAATGATTGTAACTTCACCTACGTGGGTCCGACTAATTGGACAAAGACCACTGGTCCTTACACAAACGAGGACTGTAACGTTTGGGACAACAAGCCGGGAACTTTATGCTACAACTGCCAAGCGTGCAAGGCTGGTCTGCTCGACAATCTCAAGAACTCGTGGAAAAAAGTGGCTAAGGTGAACATTGTCTTCCTCGTATTCCTCATCATCGTCTACTCCGTTGGTTGTTGCGCCTTCAGGAACAACCGGAAACGCAGCTATTATTAG
- the LOC130508152 gene encoding uncharacterized protein LOC130508152: MEQKSVLFSALGVGVGLGLGLASGQGLGKWANGSVTAEDGLTGEKIEQELVRQIVDGRESSVTFDEFPYFLSEKTRLLLTSAAYVHLKQFDISKHTRNLAPASKAILLSGPAEFYQQMLAKALAHYFESKLLLLDVTDFSIKMQSKYGCVRKEPCHKRSISEMTLDKMSNLMGSFSMLTQREEPRGTLRRLTSGNDLSSRGFEGSSHPNRLKRNASAASDISSISSRSATSVSASSKRNTNLCFDEKLFLQSLYKALVSVSETNPIIIYLRDVEKLIQSERFYKLFQRLLSKLSGPVLLLGSRLLEPEDDCQEVGEGISALFPYNIEIRPPEDESQLMSWKTRFEDDMKQIQFQDNKNHIAEVLAANDLECDDLGSICHADTMFLSSHIEEIVVSAISYHLMNNKEPEYKNGRLVISSNSLSHGLSILQEGNSLKMDRNIDSKVQGDESEGIIKSESKSETVPAAKNECPLPPKAPEVAPDNEFEKRIRPEVIPANEIGVTFADIGSLDETKESLQELVMLPLRRPDLFKGGLLKPCRGILLFGPPGTGKTMMAKAIANEAGASFINVSMSTITSKWFGEDEKNVRALFTLAAKVSPTIIFVDEVDSMLGQRTRVGEHEAMRKIKNEFMTHWDGLMSSSGDRILVLAATNRPFDLDEAIIRRFERRIMVGLPPVESREKILRTLLSKEKTENLDFHELAQMTDGYSGSDLKNFCTTAAYRPVRELIKQECLKDQERKKREEAEKGSEEESEAKEEEGSEERVITLRALSMEDMRVAKSQVAASFAAEGAGMNELKQWNDLYGEGGSRKKEQLSYFL, from the exons ATGGAGCAGAAGAGTGTATTGTTTTCAGCGTTAGGCGTTGGTGTTGGGCTAGGTCTCGGGCTAGCGTCAGGTCAAGGTTTAGGCAAATGGGCAAACGGCTCGGTCACTGCAGAGGATGGGCTTACGGGAGAAAAGATTGAGCAAGAGTTGGTGAGGCAGATTGTTGATGGAAGAGAGAGTAGCGTCACTTTCGACGAGTTTCCTTATTTCCTTAG CGAGAAAACTCGGCTTTTATTGACAAGTGCAGCTTATGTTCATCTAAAGCAGTTTGATATCTCCAAGCACACACGTAATCTTGCACCTGCGAGTAAGGCCATTCTACTGTCTGGACCTGCTG AATTTTACCAGCAGATGCTTGCAAAAGCATTGGCTCATTATTTTGAATCGAAACTATTGCTACTAGATGTAACCGACTTCTCTATTAAG ATGCAGAGCAAGTACGGGTGCGTCAGGAAGGAACCT TGTCACAAGAGGTCTATTTCAGAGATGACATTGGACAAAATGTCGAATTTGATGGGGTCTTTCTCTATGCTCACCCAAAGGGAAGAACCAAGAG GTACCTTGCGTAGGCTCACTAGTGGCAACGATCTTTCTTCAAG GGGCTTTGAAGGTTCAAGCCATCCTAATCGACTGAAGCGAAATGCTTCTGCTGCTTCTGATATCAGTAGCATATCTTCCCGTTCTGCAACTTCCGTTTCAG CTTCAAGCAAACGCAATACAAACTTGTGCTTTGATGAGAAACTCTTCCTTCAGTCACTTTACAAGGCCTTGGTTTCGGTTTCTGAAACCAATCCCATCATAATATACCTAAGGGACGTCGAGAAGCTTATTCAATCAGAAAGGTTCTACAAGCTGTTCCAGAGGCTCTTGTCCAAACTTTCTGGCCCCGTTCTACTTCTCGGATCAAGACTATTAGAACCTGAAGATGACTGCCAAGAAGTAGGAGAAGGCATTTCCGCTTTGTTTCCTTACAACATTGAGATCAGACCACCGGAGGATGAGTCTCAGCTCATGAGCTGGAAAACGAGATTCGAAGACGACATGAAACAGATACAGTTTCAGGACAACAAGAACCACATAGCTGAGGTCCTTGCCGCTAATGACCTCGAATGCGATGACTTAGGTTCCATATGCCATGCGGATACAATGTTCCTGAGCAGTCACATTGAGGAGATTGTGGTTTCTGCAATCTCTTACCATCTGATGAACAATAAAGAACCTGAATACAAAAACGGAAGGCTTGTAATATCTTCCAACAG CTTGTCCCATGGACTGAGCATACTGCAAGAAGGTAACTCCTTGAAGATGGACAGAAACATTGACTCCAAGGTGCAGGGAGATGAAAGTGAAGGGATAATAAAGAGTGAGTCCAAATCTGAGACGGTTCCTGCAGCGAAGAATGAATGTCCCCTGCCTCCAAAAGCACCT GAGGTGGCTCCTGATAATGAATTTGAGAAGCGGATAAGACCAGAGGTTATCCCAGCAAATGAGATCGGTGTGACGTTTGCTGATATAGGTTCACTGGACGAAACCAAAGAATCACTTCAAGAGCTTGTCATGCTTCCTCTTCGTAGGCCTGACCTGTTCAAAGGTGGTCTCCTCAAGCCTTGCAGGGGTATCCTCCTCTTTGGACCACCTGGTACCGGGAAAACTATGATGGCAAAAGCCATTGCTAACGAAGCTGGAGCTAGTTTTATAAACGTGTCCATGTCCACAATCACTTCGAAGTGGTTTGGAGAAGACGAGAAGAACGTGAGAGCTTTGTTCACCTTAGCAGCTAAAGTGTCTCCCACTATTATATTTGTGGATGAAGTGGATAGCATGCTGGGGCAGAGGACTAGAGTTGGAGAGCATGAAGCTATGAGGAAGATTAAAAATGAGTTCATGACACATTGGGATGGGCTTATGTCGAGTTCTGGTGATAGGATTCTTGTTCTTGCAGCGACAAACAGGCCTTTTGATCTAGATGAAGCCATCATTAGAAGGTTTGAACGAAG AATCATGGTTGGTCTTCCACCGGTTGAGAGCAGAGAGAAGATCTTGAGAACGTTATTGTcaaaagagaaaacagagaatCTTGATTTCCATGAGCTTGCGCAGATGACAGATGGATACAGTGGAAGTGACCTTAAG AACTTTTGCACAACAGCTGCATATAGACCCGTGAGGGAGTTGATAAAGCAGGAATGCTTGAAAGACcaggagaggaagaagagagaagaagcagagaagGGTAGTGAAGAGGAATCcgaagcaaaagaagaagaaggatctGAGGAGAGAGTTATAACGCTGAGAGCTTTGAGCATGGAAGACATGAGAGTGGCTAAAAGCCAG GTTGCTGCTAGCTTTGCAGCCGAAGGAGCAGGGATGAATGAACTGAAGCAGTGGAATGATTTGTATGGAGAAGGAGGCTCCAGGAAGAAGGAACAGCTCTCTTACTTCCTTTGA
- the LOC108833013 gene encoding S-type anion channel SLAH2 isoform X2, with translation MNNPRSASSSVSPATPDLLDNHRQSSSGEFSRLEKRTGPRKMTFHSKSMPRGSMFLDHEAFRNCHDKSSLQEEDKEITEPLTADRFFDALQGPELETLKEKEKIVLPEDKTWPFLLRFPITSYGMCLGVSSQAIMWKTLATTKAEKFLHLTQVVNHMLWWISLLLLLAVSITYLFKTIFFFQAVRREFKHPIRVNFFFAPLISVLFMALGIPHSITSNLPSILWYFLMAPLLFLEMKIYGQWMSGGQRRLSKVANPTNHLAIVGNFAGALLGASMGLEEGPMFFFAVGLAYYLVLFVTLYQRLPTNETLPKELHPVFFLFVAAPAIASMAWTQLYGSFDIGSRLYFFISLFLYFSLVVRINFFRGFKFSLAWWAYTFPMSAVATASIKYSGEVTGVATQVLSVVMSGAATLMVIGVLVLTVVHAFVKRDLFPNDVAIAISAEPPKQKKWFKQIKNGSFGNSMRCLKVSDQDDNQIDVEAPPLLNARTV, from the exons ATGAATAACCCGAGATCGGCTAGTTCTTCAGTTTCTCCAGCAACTCCAGATCTATTAGACAATCATCGTCAATCAAGTTCTGGAGAGTTCTCACGATTAGAGAAACGAACCGGACCAAGGAAGATGACGTTTCACTCCAAGTCTATGCCTAGAGGTTCCATGTTTCTTGACCATGAAGCTTTTAGAAACTGCCATGACAAGAG CTCGTTGCAGGAGGAAGATAAAGAGATCACTGAACCTCTAACCGCTGATAGATTCTTCGACGCTCTTCAAGGCCCTGAACTTGAAACTCTCAAG gagaaggagaagatagTTTTGCCTGAGGACAAAACGTGGCCGTTTCTTCTACGCTTCCCAATAACATCGTACGGGATGTGTCTCGGTGTAAGCAGCCAAGCCATCATGTGGAAGACTTTAGCAACCACAAAAGCCGAGAAGTTCTTGCACTTGACGCAAGTGGTCAACCACATGCTTTGGTGgatctctctcctcctcctcctggcCGTCTCCATCACTTACCTCTTCAaaaccatcttcttcttccaagCTGTACGCAGAGAGTTCAAGCATCCCATCCGAGTAAACTTCTTCTTCGCTCCTCTCATATCAGTCCTCTTCATGGCACTCGGAATCCCACATTCCATCACCTCGAATCTTCCCTCTATCCTTTGGTACTTCTTGATGGCTCCCCTCTTGTTTCTTGAAATGAAGATTTACGGACAGTGGATGTCTGGTGGACAAAGACGCCTCTCCAAAGTTGCTAACCCTACAAATCACCTTGCCATCGTCGGAAACTTTGCTGGAGCACTTCTTGGGGCATCGATGGGGTTGGAAGAAGGACCGATGTTCTTCTTCGCCGTAGGGTTGGCTTATTATTTGGTCTTGTTTGTGACTCTCTATCAGAGACTTCCCACAAACGAAACGTTACCTAAAGAGCTACACCCTGTCTTTTTCCTCTTTGTGGCTGCACCGGCTATCGCTTCCATGGCTTGGACCCAGCTTTACGGCTCTTTTGATATTGGTTCACGCCTTTACTTCTTCATCTCCTTGTTCTTGTACTTCTCTCTG GTTGTTCGGATAAACTTCTTCCGTGGATTCAA ATTCTCGCTAGCTTGGTGGGCTTACACGTTTCCTATGTCGGCGGTGGCCACTGCGTCGATAAAATACTCGGGCGAAGTCACAGGAGTAGCAACTCAGGTCTTGTCGGTTGTGATGTCTGGAGCAGCAACTCTGATGGTGATAGGTGTCCTGGTATTGACGGTGGTGCACGCTTTTGTGAAACGTGATCTCTTCCCCAATGACGTTGCGATTGCCATAAGTGCTGAGCCACCGAAGCAGAAGAAATGGTTCAAACAGATCAAGAATGGAAGTTTTGGAAATAGTATGAGATGTCTCAAGGTTTCGGACCAGGACGATAATCAAATAGATGTGGAAGCCCCTCCTTTATTAAATGCACGCACGGTTTAG
- the LOC130508155 gene encoding cytochrome c oxidase subunit 6b-3, whose amino-acid sequence MEDEIELKTAPADFRFPTTNQTRHCFTRYIEFHRCTTAKGEDSNECERFAKYYRALCPGEWVDKWNEQRETGTFPGPL is encoded by the exons ATGGAGGATGAG ATTGAGTTGAAAACTGCCCCTGCTGATTTCCGGTTCCCTACAACGAACCAGACAAGGCACTGTTTCACCCGCTACATTGAGTTCCACAG GTGTACAACTGCAAAGGGAGAGGACTCCAATGAATGCGAGAGGTTCGCCAAGTACTACCGCGCTCTCTGCCCTGGAGAATGG GTTGACAAGTGGAATGAGCAGAGGGAGACCGGAACTTTCCCTGGTCCTCTCTGA
- the LOC130508153 gene encoding WAT1-related protein At4g28040, translating into MEMEKYKPVMALVLLQFTSAGVALFTKAAFMEGLNPTVFVVYRQAIATLFICPISFFSAWSKTSKPSLGLRGFWWVAFTAVFGVTVNQNAYFKGLDLSSSSMACAMTNLIPAVTFIISIIVGFERIKSRSLKSVAKIIGTGVCVGGAMAMTFLRGPKLLNALLNQDNDTTWLLGCLCLLVSTFSWSSWLILQVPIANHCHDHLYTSSWTCFLATIASFFMALALGNTDLTSWKLDSSLKLSCCIYSGLQLAVSFFLQAWCVSRKGPLFSALFNPLSTVIVTFFGALYLKEKTYLGSLLGALAIIFGLYVVLWGKTEDYQEEATDLKLQNEHSTTSQSDFVPILIGDRAFSSSELLEPLLM; encoded by the exons atggagatggagaaaTACAAGCCGGTGATGGCGTTAGTGCTGCTACAGTTTACATCTGCAGGAGTTGCactcttcaccaaagctgcttTCATGGAAGGACTCAATCCCACCGTCTTCGTAGTTTACCGTCAAGCCATCGCTACTCTCTTCATCTGTCCCATCTCTTTCTTCTCCGCTTG GAGCAAAACAAGCAAACCTTCTCTTGGACTAAGAGGCTTTTGGTGGGTGGCTTTCACAGCTGTTTTTGGTGTTACTGTGAATCAGAACGCTTATTTTAAAGGGCTTGActtatcttcttcatccatggcTTGTGCCATGACCAATCTTATTCCTGCTGTAACCTTCATCATCTCCATCATTGTTGG ATTCGAGAGGATAAAGAGTAGAAGTTTGAAAAGTGTAGCAAAGATAATAGGAACAGGTGTGTGTGTGGGAGGAGCCATGGCAATGACTTTTCTAAGAGGACCTAAACTGCTCAACGCCCTGTTAAACCAAGACAACGACACCACTTGGTTACTCGGTTGCTTATGTCTTCTCGTCAGCACATTTTCTTGGTCTTCTTGGTTGATCCTTCAGGTTCCAATTGCTAATCATTGTCATGATCACTTGTACACTTCCTCCTGGACTTGTTTCTTGGCTACCATAGCCTCTTTCTTCATGGCCCTCGCCTTAGGCAACACTGACTTAACGTCCTGGAAGCTTGATTCCTCGTTGAAACTCTCCTGCTGCATATACTCTGGACTTCAACTCGCggtttctttctttctacaAGCTTGGTGCGTGTCGCGGAAAGGACCTCTTTTCTCTGCACTCTTCAACCCTCTATCTACGGTCATTGTCACTTTCTTCGGCGCTCTGTATCTAAAAgagaagacttaccttgggaG CTTGCTGGGGGCTTTGGCTATCATCTTTGGGCTCTACGTTGTTCTATGGGGCAAAACCGAAGACTATCAAGAAGAAGCAACTGATCTTAAACTGCAAAATGAACACAGCACTACCTCCCAATCTGACTTTGTTCCCATTCTGATTGGCGATAGGGCTTTTAGTAGTTCTGAGCTCTTAGAACCTCTTCTCATGTAA